The proteins below are encoded in one region of Alistipes communis:
- a CDS encoding MmcQ/YjbR family DNA-binding protein: MNIEEFREYCLSLPGVTEKMPFTALNDAYSRDVLCFYVGSKWFCYVNIVLFDRCCVKSTPEEAAELRARYEGVRPAWHMNKRMWSDVYFGSDVSDAFVCRLVENSYRLVRDSLPAKERETL; encoded by the coding sequence ATGAATATCGAGGAGTTCAGGGAGTATTGCCTGTCGCTGCCGGGTGTGACCGAGAAGATGCCGTTTACTGCATTGAACGACGCTTACAGCCGCGACGTGCTCTGTTTTTATGTCGGGAGCAAGTGGTTCTGTTACGTCAATATCGTGCTCTTCGACCGCTGCTGCGTCAAGTCGACGCCCGAGGAGGCCGCGGAACTGCGTGCGCGGTACGAGGGCGTGCGTCCGGCATGGCACATGAATAAGCGGATGTGGAGCGATGTCTATTTCGGCAGCGACGTATCCGACGCATTCGTCTGTCGGCTGGTGGAGAACTCCTACCGACTGGTACGCGATTCTCTTCCGGCGAAGGAACGCGAAACGTTGTAG
- a CDS encoding Mrp/NBP35 family ATP-binding protein, which yields MEQKIKALLSRIVHPESGRNIVESGMVEHIDAGEGRVTVTLRFEKARDPFAVKIKRQVEEAIARELSLDREHVAVIVREAAPKAAPAASQHTFTGGIGKVLAVASGKGGVGKSTVTANLALTLRNMGYRVGILDADIYGPSQPKMFGVEGYLPDAERIDGEDCILPADAMGIKLMSIGFFIKPSDALIWRDAMATNALRQMIHQTKWGGLDFLLVDLPPGTGGVHLAVISELKVTGAVIVSTPQQVAVADVRRGVEMFRADKIEIPVVGIIENMAWFTPKELPENRYYIFGHGGARAFAEQNDVPFLGDIPIVQSVMDGSEEGRPAAGTDPAVESLYRSIAEKVVENMAKTC from the coding sequence ATGGAGCAAAAAATCAAAGCGCTGCTCTCACGCATCGTCCACCCCGAAAGCGGGCGGAACATCGTCGAGAGCGGCATGGTGGAGCATATCGACGCCGGCGAAGGCCGCGTGACCGTCACGCTCCGGTTCGAAAAGGCGCGCGACCCCTTCGCCGTGAAGATCAAACGCCAGGTCGAGGAGGCCATCGCCCGAGAGCTCTCCCTCGACCGGGAACACGTCGCCGTCATCGTCCGAGAAGCCGCGCCGAAAGCGGCGCCGGCGGCATCGCAGCATACCTTCACGGGCGGTATCGGCAAGGTGCTGGCCGTCGCATCGGGCAAGGGCGGCGTGGGCAAATCGACCGTCACGGCCAATCTGGCGCTCACGCTGCGCAACATGGGTTACCGCGTGGGCATCCTCGACGCCGACATTTACGGACCGTCGCAGCCCAAGATGTTCGGCGTGGAGGGCTACCTGCCCGATGCCGAACGCATCGACGGCGAGGATTGCATCCTGCCGGCCGATGCGATGGGGATCAAACTCATGTCGATCGGCTTCTTCATCAAACCCTCCGACGCACTGATCTGGCGCGACGCCATGGCGACCAACGCCCTGCGCCAGATGATCCACCAGACCAAATGGGGCGGGCTGGACTTCCTGCTCGTCGATCTTCCTCCCGGCACGGGCGGCGTGCATCTGGCCGTCATTTCGGAGTTGAAGGTCACGGGTGCGGTGATCGTCTCGACACCCCAGCAGGTAGCCGTGGCCGACGTGCGGCGCGGCGTGGAGATGTTCCGCGCCGACAAGATCGAAATTCCCGTCGTGGGCATCATCGAGAACATGGCCTGGTTCACCCCGAAGGAACTCCCCGAAAACCGTTATTACATCTTCGGCCACGGGGGTGCGCGCGCCTTCGCCGAGCAGAACGACGTGCCTTTCCTGGGCGATATTCCGATCGTTCAATCCGTTATGGACGGATCGGAAGAGGGGCGTCCGGCCGCGGGAACCGATCCGGCCGTCGAATCCCTCTATCGTTCGATCGCCGAAAAAGTTGTTGAAAACATGGCGAAAACCTGTTGA
- a CDS encoding 6-pyruvoyl trahydropterin synthase family protein, translating to MTKIRLTKEFSFEAAHLLEGYDGACREIHGHSYRLFVTVRGVPVCDGRNPKLGMVMDFGQLKRIVGEEVVQRLDHAFVMHRTPAGEAFAEALGTRFERIVCVDYQPTCENMLADFAARIAPRLPEGVELYALRLHETATSYAEWVADDNN from the coding sequence ATGACGAAGATAAGACTTACCAAGGAGTTCTCGTTCGAGGCGGCGCACCTGCTCGAAGGTTACGACGGTGCGTGCCGCGAAATACACGGCCATTCGTACCGGTTGTTCGTGACCGTGCGAGGCGTTCCGGTCTGCGACGGACGGAATCCCAAGCTGGGCATGGTCATGGATTTCGGGCAGCTCAAACGGATCGTCGGCGAAGAGGTGGTGCAGCGGCTCGACCACGCCTTCGTCATGCACCGCACGCCTGCCGGCGAGGCGTTTGCGGAAGCGCTCGGCACGCGGTTCGAACGGATCGTGTGCGTCGATTACCAGCCGACGTGCGAGAACATGCTCGCCGACTTCGCCGCCCGCATCGCGCCGCGGCTGCCCGAAGGAGTGGAACTTTATGCGCTCCGACTCCACGAGACGGCCACCTCCTACGCCGAGTGGGTCGCCGACGACAACAACTAA
- a CDS encoding Lrp/AsnC family transcriptional regulator, whose protein sequence is MSQVVIDAIDRKILKYLITNARMPFLEIARKCGISGAAIHQRIKKLDESGVILGSRLVVDPKMLGFDVCAYIGIRLQDVSILMQTVDRLKQIPEIVECHFITGTYNLFVKLYCVDNEHLMTTLCDRILAIPGISTTQTYISLNEAFQRQIYVDCLHD, encoded by the coding sequence ATGTCACAGGTTGTTATCGACGCGATCGATCGGAAAATTCTCAAATATCTGATTACCAATGCGCGTATGCCCTTTCTGGAAATCGCCCGCAAATGCGGCATTTCGGGAGCGGCCATCCACCAGCGCATCAAGAAGCTCGACGAGTCGGGGGTGATCCTCGGCAGCCGGCTGGTGGTCGATCCCAAGATGCTCGGTTTCGACGTCTGCGCCTACATCGGCATCCGCTTGCAGGACGTGTCGATCCTCATGCAGACGGTCGACCGGCTCAAACAGATTCCCGAAATCGTGGAGTGCCATTTCATCACGGGGACGTACAACCTTTTCGTGAAATTGTACTGCGTCGACAACGAGCACCTGATGACGACGCTCTGCGACCGGATTCTGGCCATTCCGGGCATTTCGACCACACAGACCTACATCTCGCTGAACGAAGCGTTCCAGCGTCAGATTTACGTCGATTGCCTCCACGATTGA
- a CDS encoding AraC family transcriptional regulator, which yields MANYERHSSGLPMIVKFVEHFHNGVQSHTLSRYAIGYIVRGEKHIYNGDKRQTISKGDVFFLGIGTHYTEEVPDESNTFEQILFYYQPADLHKILMYLNLTYGLNISYNHACPECQGANAVSTPAWQLLKGFFSNTANYLRGEGFLHDETAENIKMTELVYLIVSHDECCLRSKILGNIDTAKENFEQLMYDHIFDDISIDELAALCNRSLTSFKKEFKRVFLMPPHQWFIRQRLMHARMLLISTSKSISQIGSECAFPNTSHFIKLFKKEYGMTPATYRSRHNAELKPTPEIAAAKA from the coding sequence ATGGCAAATTACGAACGCCACAGCTCCGGTTTACCGATGATCGTGAAATTCGTCGAGCATTTCCACAACGGAGTCCAGTCGCACACGCTGTCGCGTTATGCGATCGGATATATCGTCCGCGGAGAGAAGCACATTTATAACGGAGACAAACGGCAGACTATCTCGAAAGGGGACGTATTCTTCCTCGGAATCGGCACGCACTACACCGAAGAGGTGCCCGACGAAAGCAATACCTTCGAACAGATTCTCTTCTACTACCAACCGGCGGATCTGCACAAGATCCTGATGTACCTCAACCTCACCTACGGGTTGAACATTTCCTACAACCACGCATGTCCCGAATGCCAGGGCGCCAACGCCGTTTCGACGCCGGCATGGCAACTGTTGAAAGGATTTTTCAGCAATACGGCCAACTACCTCCGCGGCGAAGGGTTCCTCCACGACGAAACGGCGGAAAACATCAAGATGACCGAACTGGTCTACCTGATCGTCTCGCACGACGAATGCTGTCTGCGCAGCAAGATCCTCGGCAACATCGACACGGCGAAGGAGAATTTCGAACAACTGATGTACGACCACATTTTCGACGATATTTCGATCGACGAACTGGCCGCGCTCTGCAACCGGTCGCTCACTTCGTTCAAGAAGGAGTTCAAACGGGTGTTCCTGATGCCGCCGCACCAGTGGTTCATCCGCCAGCGGCTCATGCACGCGCGCATGTTGCTGATCTCGACCTCGAAGTCCATTTCGCAGATCGGCAGCGAGTGCGCGTTTCCCAACACGTCGCATTTCATCAAGCTCTTCAAGAAGGAATACGGGATGACGCCGGCGACCTATCGCAGCCGGCACAATGCCGAATTGAAGCCTACTCCCGAAATCGCAGCGGCGAAAGCCTGA
- the polA gene encoding DNA polymerase I gives MKKLFLVDAYALIYKYYYAFLTRPMRNRTGMNTSVVFGFVKFLRDILKRENPDLLGVAFDPKGGSFRRELYPEYKANRPATPEDIALSIPYIKRILDAMCVPVLEVEGFEADDVIGTLSQKAAAEGYEVFMVTPDKDYGQLVRPCCKLYKQKGDGIEIVDCDAIRAHYGFDDPTLVRDVLALWGDASDNIPGVPGIGEKGACKLVQTWGTVENILSNVERIKGRQGESIAAWGDKLLLAKRLTTIRLDVPIEFRPEELTICPPNLDELRALFAELDFTMFLRDLQNVAPLEESDGPRQDPQRQLAEMARAKSAAAKKAALVGQGDLFAPADPAPAAAAPVEDDEEVDETDALPAEPEMESAQTTPHDYRIVRTADELRAMIAEIRRYPEFCFDTETTGFDLFNDRIVGMSFAVVPHEAWYVPCDERSTPEYAGLLRPLFEDETIAKIGQNIKFDLMVLRRIGLAVRGPKYDTMILHYLLDPESRHNMNALAAKYLNYKPIEIETLIGRGPRQLTMDLVGVERVAEYAAEDADVTLRLKRALLPQIEEAGLHDLYFDIEEPMIEVLADVEMAGVRIDCDALAHYAVELNRRMAQLEADIRSEAGEASLNINSTRQLGEVLFAKMRIAEKPKMTRTKQFSTDEEYLQTFAHKHRIIDLILEYRGVKKLLSTYVEALPQLVNRRTGKIHTSFNQAVTATGRLSSTNPNLQNIPIRDELGKPIRRAFIPSDDDHVLLSADYSQVELRLMAHLSGDEALIAAFEHGEDIHAATAARLFGKPIDTVTGDERRKAKTANFGIIYGISAFGLSQRLDIPRKEAKEIIEGYFASYPKVKEYMEHVVERAREVGYVTTIFGRRRYLNDIASRNAVARGLAERNAVNAPIQGSAADIMKIAMVHIAEAFRREGIRSQMILQVHDEVVIDTLRNELDRVREIVTEAMEQAAHLKVKLIAECGVGENWLDAH, from the coding sequence ATGAAAAAACTGTTTCTGGTCGATGCCTACGCACTGATCTATAAATACTATTATGCGTTTCTGACGCGGCCGATGCGCAACCGTACGGGGATGAATACGTCGGTCGTTTTCGGTTTCGTGAAGTTCCTGCGCGACATCCTCAAACGCGAAAATCCCGACCTGCTGGGTGTGGCGTTCGATCCAAAGGGCGGAAGTTTCCGCCGCGAACTCTACCCCGAATACAAGGCCAACCGTCCCGCCACGCCGGAGGACATCGCTCTGTCGATCCCCTATATCAAGCGGATTCTGGATGCGATGTGCGTGCCGGTGCTCGAAGTCGAGGGGTTCGAGGCCGACGACGTGATCGGTACCCTGTCGCAGAAGGCTGCCGCCGAAGGGTACGAGGTCTTCATGGTGACGCCCGACAAGGATTACGGGCAGCTCGTGCGCCCCTGCTGCAAGCTCTACAAGCAGAAGGGCGACGGCATCGAGATCGTCGACTGCGACGCCATCCGCGCACATTACGGATTCGACGATCCGACGCTCGTGCGCGACGTGCTGGCGTTGTGGGGCGATGCCTCGGACAATATTCCCGGCGTGCCGGGCATCGGCGAGAAGGGTGCCTGCAAGCTGGTGCAGACGTGGGGAACGGTCGAGAACATTCTCTCCAACGTGGAGCGGATCAAGGGCAGGCAGGGCGAGAGCATCGCCGCGTGGGGCGACAAATTGCTGCTTGCCAAGAGGCTCACGACGATCCGGCTGGACGTGCCGATCGAATTCCGCCCCGAGGAGTTGACGATATGTCCGCCCAATCTGGACGAACTGCGTGCGCTTTTCGCCGAACTGGATTTCACGATGTTCCTGCGCGATCTGCAAAACGTGGCGCCGCTCGAAGAGAGCGACGGGCCGCGGCAGGACCCGCAGCGTCAGCTGGCCGAGATGGCACGGGCCAAATCGGCCGCCGCCAAGAAGGCGGCGCTGGTCGGGCAGGGCGATCTCTTCGCGCCGGCCGATCCGGCGCCTGCGGCGGCAGCGCCCGTGGAGGACGATGAGGAGGTCGACGAAACGGATGCGCTGCCTGCCGAACCCGAGATGGAGAGTGCGCAGACGACGCCCCACGACTACCGGATCGTCCGCACGGCCGACGAACTGCGCGCGATGATCGCCGAGATACGCCGTTATCCGGAGTTCTGTTTCGATACGGAGACGACCGGTTTCGACCTCTTCAACGACCGCATCGTGGGCATGTCGTTCGCCGTCGTGCCGCACGAGGCCTGGTATGTGCCCTGCGACGAGCGTTCGACGCCGGAGTATGCCGGGCTGCTGCGTCCGTTGTTCGAGGACGAAACGATCGCCAAGATCGGCCAGAACATCAAGTTCGATCTGATGGTGCTGCGGCGTATCGGTCTGGCGGTGAGGGGCCCGAAGTACGATACGATGATCCTCCATTACCTGCTCGATCCCGAGTCGCGCCATAACATGAATGCACTGGCGGCCAAGTACCTCAACTACAAGCCGATCGAGATCGAAACGCTCATCGGGCGCGGGCCGCGTCAGCTGACGATGGATCTGGTGGGCGTGGAGCGCGTGGCCGAGTATGCGGCCGAGGACGCCGACGTGACGCTGCGGCTCAAACGGGCGCTGCTTCCCCAGATCGAGGAGGCGGGGCTGCACGATCTCTATTTCGACATCGAGGAGCCGATGATCGAGGTGCTGGCCGACGTCGAGATGGCCGGCGTGCGCATCGACTGCGACGCGCTGGCGCATTACGCCGTGGAACTGAACCGCCGCATGGCGCAGCTCGAAGCCGACATCCGCAGCGAAGCGGGCGAGGCGTCGCTCAACATCAACTCCACGCGGCAGTTGGGCGAGGTGCTTTTCGCCAAAATGCGCATCGCCGAGAAGCCCAAGATGACGCGCACGAAGCAGTTCAGCACAGACGAAGAGTATCTGCAAACATTCGCGCACAAACACCGGATCATCGATCTGATCCTCGAATACCGCGGCGTGAAGAAGCTCCTGTCGACCTATGTCGAGGCACTGCCGCAGCTGGTCAACCGCCGCACGGGGAAGATTCATACCTCGTTCAACCAGGCCGTGACGGCTACCGGACGGTTGTCGTCGACCAATCCCAACTTGCAGAACATTCCGATCCGCGACGAACTGGGCAAGCCCATTCGCCGCGCCTTCATCCCGTCGGACGACGACCATGTGCTGCTGTCGGCCGATTACAGTCAGGTCGAGTTGCGCCTGATGGCGCATCTGAGCGGCGACGAGGCGCTGATCGCGGCATTCGAGCACGGCGAGGACATCCATGCCGCGACGGCCGCGCGGCTCTTCGGCAAACCGATCGATACGGTGACGGGCGACGAGCGGCGCAAGGCCAAGACGGCCAATTTCGGCATCATCTACGGCATCTCGGCCTTCGGGTTGAGCCAACGGCTCGACATTCCGCGCAAGGAGGCCAAAGAGATCATAGAGGGCTATTTCGCCTCCTACCCCAAGGTGAAGGAGTATATGGAGCATGTGGTCGAGCGGGCGCGCGAGGTGGGTTACGTGACGACGATCTTCGGGCGGCGGCGTTACCTGAACGACATCGCGTCGCGCAATGCCGTGGCGCGCGGGCTGGCCGAACGCAATGCCGTCAACGCCCCTATTCAGGGCAGTGCGGCCGACATCATGAAGATCGCGATGGTGCATATCGCCGAAGCGTTCCGCCGCGAAGGAATCCGCTCGCAGATGATTTTGCAGGTGCACGACGAAGTGGTGATCGACACGCTGCGCAACGAGTTGGACCGCGTGCGCGAAATCGTCACCGAGGCGATGGAGCAGGCGGCGCATCTCAAAGTGAAACTGATCGCCGAATGCGGTGTGGGCGAGAACTGGCTCGACGCACACTGA
- the kbl gene encoding glycine C-acetyltransferase, which yields MYGKIKEYLQRELADIKAAGLYKTERVIASPQRAEIEVAGRSVLNFCANNYLGLSDDERLIEAAKRAMDERGFGMSSVRFICGCQDIHKELERAIADYFGTEDTILYAACFDANGGVFEPLFTEQDAIISDALNHASIIDGVRLSKAVRYRYANADMEALEDCLKRAQAQRFRVICTDGVFSMDGNAAPLDEICRLARQYDALVMVDECHSAGVLGATGRGITELYDLRGEVDILTGTLGKAFGGAVGGFTTGRREIIDMLRQRSRPYLFSNSLPPAVVGAGIELFKILGQSNELHDRLVANVEHFRAGMMAAGFDIKPTQSAICAVMLYDAKLSQDFAARLQEEGVFVTGFYYPVVPKGQARIRVQVSAGHTVEQLDRCIAAFVKVGRELNVLQ from the coding sequence ATGTACGGGAAAATCAAGGAATATCTCCAACGGGAACTCGCTGATATCAAGGCGGCGGGACTGTATAAGACCGAACGGGTGATCGCCTCTCCGCAGCGTGCCGAGATCGAAGTCGCGGGCCGCTCCGTGCTGAATTTCTGCGCCAACAACTATCTGGGTCTTTCGGACGACGAACGCCTGATCGAAGCGGCCAAACGGGCCATGGACGAGCGGGGTTTCGGCATGTCGTCGGTGCGGTTCATCTGCGGCTGCCAGGATATTCACAAGGAGCTGGAACGTGCGATCGCCGATTATTTCGGCACGGAGGACACGATTCTCTACGCTGCCTGCTTCGACGCCAACGGCGGCGTTTTCGAGCCGCTCTTCACGGAGCAGGACGCCATCATCTCGGATGCGCTGAACCACGCCTCGATCATCGACGGCGTGCGGCTCTCGAAGGCGGTGCGCTACCGCTACGCCAATGCCGACATGGAGGCGTTGGAGGATTGCCTCAAACGTGCGCAGGCGCAGCGCTTCCGCGTGATCTGCACCGACGGGGTCTTCTCGATGGACGGCAACGCCGCTCCGCTGGACGAGATCTGCCGCCTGGCGCGGCAGTACGACGCGCTGGTGATGGTCGACGAATGCCATTCGGCCGGCGTGCTGGGCGCTACGGGGCGCGGCATCACGGAACTTTACGATCTGCGCGGCGAGGTAGACATCCTGACCGGTACGCTGGGCAAGGCCTTCGGCGGCGCCGTGGGCGGATTTACGACGGGCCGCCGCGAGATCATCGACATGCTGCGGCAGCGGTCGCGGCCCTACCTCTTCTCCAACTCGCTGCCCCCTGCCGTGGTGGGCGCCGGTATCGAACTGTTCAAGATCCTCGGCCAGAGCAACGAACTGCACGACCGGCTGGTGGCCAACGTGGAGCATTTCCGTGCGGGGATGATGGCCGCCGGATTCGACATCAAACCCACGCAGTCGGCCATCTGCGCCGTGATGCTCTACGACGCCAAGCTGTCGCAGGATTTCGCTGCGCGTTTGCAGGAGGAGGGCGTATTCGTCACGGGGTTCTACTACCCTGTCGTGCCGAAGGGGCAGGCGCGCATCCGCGTGCAGGTCTCGGCGGGACATACCGTCGAACAGCTCGACCGCTGCATCGCCGCCTTCGTCAAGGTGGGCAGGGAACTGAATGTGTTACAATAA
- a CDS encoding S46 family peptidase — MKKFSMFLFAAFFAATAAADEGMWLLPYLQKMNIADMRAKGCELSAEEIYAADRSSLKDAIVIFGAGCTGEVVSPEGLLLTNHHCGYGAIQSLSSVEHDFLKNGFWARSRAEELPAPGLEVRFVRRIADVTADVLGAVPSTAMGEERAELVKKQVAEVRKRFGKEYPGMEISVKPFFGGNQYFAFAMEVYKDIRLVGTPPNSIGKFGGDTDNWMWPRHTGDFSMFRIYAGKDNRPAEYSTKNVPYRADEYLRISLDGYEEGDFAMIMGFPGSTQRYMTSYEIDRMLTITNPQRIFIRGERQKILAEDMLASDKVRIQYASKYAQSSNYWKNAMGMSRGIERLDVKRKKQEQERAFQQWAEANSVDGERYDEALGMIRDAIAASNEAYAAQQYLNEALQRSVEIMTPASYVIAAVGKKGKKLEDPEALKERLRGFYKDYNPATDRRVARRMFELVMEHVKELPDVFVAAEGQFDDLDTAVDYLYDNSVFADETRALEFVDRFSRERLDEDPAALLALSVTGKMLELQQAQKEANRNYADGHRLYIEGLMRQYPDRAWAADANFTIRLTYGQVLPYDPADGVTYHYYTTLRGVMEKEDPKNPTEFSVPDKLKELYAAQDFGAYANGRGELPVAFLANLDITGGNSGSPIMNGRGELLGLAFDGNWEAMSGNVAFEPALQRTISVDIRYVLFIIDKFADAGYLVREMTLVRDGKPVAE, encoded by the coding sequence ATGAAAAAATTTTCGATGTTTTTGTTCGCGGCATTCTTCGCCGCGACGGCGGCCGCCGACGAGGGAATGTGGCTGCTGCCCTATTTGCAAAAGATGAATATCGCCGACATGCGGGCCAAGGGGTGCGAACTCTCGGCCGAGGAGATTTATGCCGCCGACCGTTCGTCGCTCAAAGATGCGATCGTCATCTTCGGTGCGGGATGTACGGGCGAGGTGGTCTCGCCCGAGGGGTTGCTGCTGACGAACCATCACTGCGGCTACGGCGCCATCCAGTCGCTGTCGTCGGTCGAGCACGACTTTCTGAAAAACGGATTCTGGGCGCGTTCGCGTGCCGAGGAGCTTCCCGCCCCCGGACTCGAAGTGCGTTTCGTCCGCCGTATCGCCGACGTGACGGCCGACGTGCTGGGTGCCGTGCCGTCGACGGCCATGGGCGAGGAGCGCGCCGAACTGGTGAAGAAACAGGTCGCCGAGGTGCGCAAACGCTTCGGCAAGGAGTACCCCGGCATGGAGATCTCGGTCAAACCCTTCTTCGGCGGCAACCAGTATTTCGCCTTTGCGATGGAGGTCTACAAGGATATCCGTCTGGTGGGTACGCCCCCCAATTCGATCGGCAAGTTCGGCGGCGACACCGACAACTGGATGTGGCCGCGCCATACGGGCGATTTCTCGATGTTCCGCATCTACGCCGGCAAGGACAACCGTCCGGCGGAGTATTCGACGAAGAATGTCCCCTATCGCGCCGACGAATACCTGCGCATTTCGCTCGACGGGTACGAGGAGGGAGATTTCGCCATGATCATGGGCTTCCCCGGCTCGACGCAGCGGTACATGACCTCGTATGAGATCGACCGGATGCTCACGATCACCAATCCGCAGCGCATCTTCATCCGCGGCGAGCGGCAGAAGATCCTGGCCGAAGACATGCTCGCGAGCGACAAGGTGCGCATCCAGTACGCCTCGAAATACGCCCAGTCGTCGAACTATTGGAAGAATGCCATGGGGATGTCGCGCGGCATCGAACGGCTCGACGTGAAGCGCAAGAAGCAGGAGCAGGAACGCGCCTTCCAGCAATGGGCCGAGGCGAACAGCGTAGACGGGGAGCGTTACGACGAGGCGTTGGGGATGATCCGCGACGCGATAGCTGCGAGCAACGAAGCCTATGCTGCACAGCAGTACCTCAACGAGGCGTTGCAGCGCTCGGTCGAAATCATGACGCCGGCCTCCTACGTGATCGCTGCGGTCGGCAAGAAGGGCAAGAAGCTCGAAGATCCGGAGGCGCTCAAAGAGCGGTTGCGCGGCTTCTACAAGGACTACAATCCCGCTACCGACCGTCGTGTGGCGCGCCGCATGTTCGAACTGGTGATGGAGCATGTCAAGGAGTTGCCCGACGTATTCGTTGCGGCCGAAGGGCAGTTCGACGATCTGGACACCGCGGTCGATTACCTCTACGACAATTCGGTGTTCGCCGACGAAACGCGGGCGTTGGAGTTCGTGGACCGCTTTTCGCGCGAACGGCTCGACGAAGACCCTGCGGCGCTGCTGGCGCTGTCGGTAACGGGCAAGATGCTCGAATTGCAGCAGGCGCAGAAGGAGGCGAACCGCAACTACGCCGACGGACATCGTCTCTATATCGAAGGGTTGATGAGGCAGTACCCCGACCGCGCGTGGGCGGCGGACGCCAACTTCACGATTCGCCTTACCTACGGGCAGGTGCTGCCCTACGATCCGGCCGACGGCGTGACCTACCACTACTATACGACGCTGCGCGGCGTCATGGAGAAGGAGGACCCGAAGAATCCGACGGAGTTCTCCGTGCCCGACAAGCTCAAAGAGCTCTATGCCGCGCAGGATTTCGGCGCCTATGCCAACGGGCGGGGCGAACTGCCGGTCGCTTTTCTGGCGAATCTCGACATTACGGGCGGCAACTCCGGTTCGCCGATCATGAACGGCCGCGGCGAGCTGCTGGGGCTGGCCTTCGACGGCAACTGGGAGGCGATGTCGGGCAACGTGGCTTTCGAGCCGGCGTTGCAACGCACTATTTCGGTCGATATCCGCTACGTGCTGTTCATCATCGACAAGTTCGCCGATGCGGGATATCTGGTGCGCGAGATGACGCTCGTGCGCGACGGCAAGCCCGTTGCGGAGTGA
- the nadA gene encoding quinolinate synthase NadA translates to MVDNLLSRIEELKRRKGAVILAHYYTLPEVQAVADFLGDSLALSIEAQKVEARTILFAGVHFMAETAKVLCPDKKVLIPVPEASCSLADGCEAEAFRRFRARYPGHTVVSYVNTSVEIKAQTDVCCTSSNALKVVESIPAEQPILFAPDRNLGAYVQKLTGRTNMVLWDGACHVHEEFSLEKLLALREEHPAAEVVAHPECRAYITAVADFVGSTAAILDYCGRSDAQEFIVVTEAGILAEMQRRYPRKRFIPAPPDDDTCGCNNCVYMKMVTLERIAACLENESPEVVIDEQVRRAAERSIRRMIEIG, encoded by the coding sequence ATGGTCGATAACCTCCTCTCCCGCATCGAAGAGCTCAAACGCCGCAAGGGAGCCGTGATCCTCGCCCACTATTATACGCTGCCCGAAGTGCAGGCCGTCGCCGATTTTCTGGGCGACTCGCTCGCACTGTCGATCGAGGCGCAGAAAGTGGAGGCCCGCACGATTCTCTTCGCGGGCGTACATTTCATGGCCGAGACGGCCAAGGTGCTCTGTCCCGACAAGAAGGTGCTTATCCCCGTGCCCGAAGCGAGCTGCTCGCTGGCCGACGGCTGCGAGGCCGAGGCGTTCCGCCGCTTCCGCGCCCGCTACCCCGGCCATACGGTGGTTTCGTACGTCAATACGTCGGTGGAGATCAAGGCGCAGACCGACGTCTGCTGCACGTCGTCCAACGCCTTGAAGGTCGTCGAGTCGATTCCGGCCGAACAGCCGATCCTCTTCGCACCCGACCGCAATCTGGGCGCCTACGTGCAGAAACTCACGGGACGCACCAACATGGTGCTGTGGGACGGTGCCTGCCACGTGCACGAGGAGTTTTCGCTCGAAAAACTGCTCGCATTGCGCGAGGAGCACCCTGCGGCCGAGGTCGTCGCGCATCCCGAATGCCGCGCCTATATCACGGCGGTAGCCGATTTCGTCGGTTCGACGGCAGCGATCCTCGACTATTGCGGCCGCAGCGACGCCCAGGAGTTCATCGTCGTGACCGAAGCGGGCATCCTCGCGGAGATGCAGCGCCGCTATCCCCGCAAACGCTTTATTCCGGCGCCGCCCGACGACGATACGTGCGGCTGCAACAACTGCGTCTACATGAAGATGGTGACGCTCGAACGCATCGCCGCCTGTCTGGAAAACGAGTCGCCCGAGGTGGTGATCGACGAGCAGGTGCGGCGCGCCGCCGAGCGGTCGATCCGCCGCATGATCGAGATCGGCTGA